In the genome of Streptomyces pactum, one region contains:
- a CDS encoding sigma-70 family RNA polymerase sigma factor — MEARLELHRVELTGYCYRMLGSAFEAEDAVQETLIRAWRGYDRFEGRAALRSWLYRIATNVCLDMLGGSQRRARPMDLASPVSAGASLPDALPEATWLSPVPDGRVVPERGDPAELAVARESIRLAFVAALQHLAPRQRAVLILREVLAWRASEVAELLDTTVASVNSALQRARATLAQREITDTAVAGAMDERQRGLLARYVEAFESYDLESLTALLREDATLSMPPYDLWLRGHADISAWMLGPGRHCRGSRLVPVVANGTPAFGQYRPSLSGSGYDAWALQVVEVTGDRISGLNAFLDTERLFPLFGLPPRLED; from the coding sequence GTGGAGGCCCGGCTGGAGCTGCACCGCGTGGAGCTGACCGGCTACTGCTACCGCATGCTCGGGTCGGCGTTCGAGGCCGAGGACGCGGTGCAGGAGACCCTGATCCGGGCCTGGCGCGGCTACGACCGGTTCGAGGGCCGGGCTGCGCTGCGCTCCTGGCTGTACCGCATCGCGACCAACGTCTGCCTGGACATGCTGGGCGGCAGCCAGCGGCGGGCCCGGCCCATGGACCTGGCCTCGCCGGTGAGCGCGGGGGCGTCACTGCCCGACGCGCTGCCGGAGGCCACCTGGCTCTCCCCGGTGCCGGACGGCCGGGTGGTGCCCGAGCGGGGCGACCCGGCCGAGCTGGCGGTGGCCCGGGAGAGCATCCGGCTCGCCTTCGTCGCCGCGCTCCAGCACCTGGCACCCCGGCAGCGGGCGGTGCTGATCCTGCGCGAGGTGCTGGCCTGGCGGGCCAGCGAGGTAGCCGAGCTGCTGGACACCACGGTCGCCTCGGTCAACAGCGCGTTGCAGCGGGCGCGGGCGACGCTCGCGCAGCGCGAGATCACCGACACCGCGGTGGCCGGCGCCATGGACGAACGGCAGCGCGGACTGCTGGCCCGGTACGTCGAGGCGTTCGAGTCGTACGACCTGGAATCCCTCACCGCGCTGCTGCGGGAGGACGCGACGCTCTCCATGCCGCCGTACGACCTGTGGCTGCGGGGGCACGCCGACATATCGGCCTGGATGCTCGGACCCGGCCGCCACTGCCGGGGCTCCCGGCTGGTGCCGGTGGTGGCGAACGGCACCCCCGCCTTCGGCCAGTACCGCCCCAGCCTCTCCGGGAGCGGATACGACGCCTGGGCGTTGCAGGTGGTGGAGGTGACCGGGGACCGGATCAGCGGCCTCAACGCCTTCCTCGACACCGAACGGCTCTTCCCGCTCTTCGGTCTCCCGCCGCGCCTGGAGGACTGA
- a CDS encoding STAS domain-containing protein, with protein sequence MAAVPTPSAPRSERVVLVLRSPLGPGDVAGLCARLRELLEGEPPAGRPGRGSGSGDGGGGGGGYGGGDGGRSAGAARDAGEPPVICDVAGLTGPGLAAMDALARLQLIARRHGRRLRLRRAAPPLRELIALAGLGDVLPCLDEPGPAPHHRRH encoded by the coding sequence ATGGCAGCAGTCCCCACCCCGTCCGCACCCCGGTCAGAGAGGGTCGTCCTCGTCCTCCGGTCGCCGCTCGGACCGGGAGACGTGGCCGGACTCTGCGCCCGGCTGCGGGAGTTGCTGGAGGGCGAGCCGCCCGCCGGCCGGCCCGGCCGCGGATCCGGTTCCGGGGACGGAGGCGGAGGCGGAGGCGGATACGGAGGGGGAGACGGAGGACGGTCGGCCGGAGCGGCCCGGGACGCCGGCGAGCCACCGGTGATCTGCGACGTCGCCGGTCTCACCGGCCCCGGCCTCGCCGCGATGGACGCGCTGGCCCGGCTCCAGCTCATCGCCCGGCGGCACGGGCGGCGGCTGCGGCTGCGCCGGGCCGCGCCGCCGCTGCGCGAGCTGATCGCCCTCGCCGGACTGGGCGACGTCCTGCCCTGCCTCGACGAACCCGGCCCCGCGCCCCACCACCGACGCCACTGA
- a CDS encoding MFS transporter, with amino-acid sequence MATSHPVPETGAGTGERPSRGGKGVALTVIAGCQLMVVLDITIVNIALPHIQTALDFSTTSLSWVVNAYTLTFGGLLLLGGRIGDILGRRRVFLFGVFLFALASLLGGLAENSWQLLAARALQGVGGAIASPTSLALITTTFAEGPERNRAFGAFAAVSSGGGAIGLLLGGVLVEWLDWRWIFFVNVPIGALIIIATPRVIRESERHTGHFDVLGALTSTLGMASLVYGFIRAGQDGWRDGWTLAAFAVAVVLLAAFVWVERHSSQPITPLWMFADRNRAGTYGIMLCLAAAIFGMFFFLTLFVQNVLDYSPIQAGLAFLPVSALIVVGAGLASQLLPRFGPKPFMVGGALATAAGLGWLTLIDAGSTYLGSILGPMLLFALGMGLQFVSLTLMAVSGVGPREAGAASGLLNAMQQVGGALGLAILVTVSSTAGRNKAEDLLPRFLAEATPAEKAAFRRTGELPGHWADQVLTSGVNLAFITAAIFTAVAAVIAVVAIQVRPSDLENLKGKGPAPL; translated from the coding sequence ATGGCGACTTCCCACCCGGTACCGGAGACCGGCGCAGGCACGGGTGAACGGCCGTCCCGGGGCGGCAAGGGCGTGGCGCTGACGGTCATCGCCGGCTGCCAGCTCATGGTGGTCCTGGACATCACCATCGTGAACATCGCGCTGCCGCACATCCAGACCGCGCTGGACTTCTCCACCACCAGCCTGTCGTGGGTGGTCAACGCCTACACCCTCACCTTCGGCGGACTGCTGCTGCTCGGCGGCCGGATCGGCGACATCCTGGGCCGCCGCCGCGTCTTCCTCTTCGGGGTGTTCCTCTTCGCCCTCGCCTCGCTGCTCGGCGGTCTCGCGGAGAACTCCTGGCAGCTGCTCGCCGCCCGGGCCCTCCAGGGCGTCGGCGGGGCCATCGCCTCCCCGACCTCGCTGGCCCTGATCACCACGACCTTCGCCGAGGGGCCCGAACGGAACCGGGCCTTCGGGGCCTTCGCCGCCGTCTCCTCCGGCGGTGGCGCGATCGGGCTGCTGCTGGGCGGGGTGCTGGTGGAGTGGCTCGACTGGCGCTGGATCTTCTTCGTGAACGTGCCCATCGGGGCGCTGATCATCATCGCCACCCCGCGGGTGATCCGCGAGTCCGAGCGGCACACCGGCCACTTCGACGTGCTCGGCGCGCTCACCTCCACCCTGGGCATGGCGTCACTGGTCTACGGGTTCATCCGGGCCGGACAGGACGGCTGGCGGGACGGCTGGACCCTGGCGGCCTTCGCGGTGGCGGTGGTGCTGCTCGCCGCGTTCGTCTGGGTGGAGCGCCACTCGTCCCAGCCGATCACCCCGCTGTGGATGTTCGCCGACCGCAACCGCGCCGGCACCTACGGGATCATGCTCTGTCTGGCCGCGGCGATCTTCGGGATGTTCTTCTTCCTCACCCTCTTCGTCCAGAACGTGCTGGACTACAGCCCGATCCAGGCCGGGCTGGCCTTCCTGCCGGTGAGCGCGCTGATCGTGGTGGGCGCGGGCCTGGCGTCCCAGCTGCTGCCCCGGTTCGGACCGAAACCGTTCATGGTGGGCGGGGCGCTGGCCACCGCGGCCGGCCTGGGCTGGCTGACGCTGATCGACGCCGGCTCCACCTACCTCGGCAGCATCCTGGGCCCGATGCTGCTGTTCGCCCTCGGGATGGGCCTCCAGTTCGTCTCGCTCACCCTGATGGCCGTCTCCGGGGTCGGACCGCGCGAGGCCGGCGCGGCGTCCGGGCTGCTCAACGCCATGCAGCAGGTGGGCGGCGCGCTGGGGCTGGCGATCCTGGTGACCGTGTCCTCCACGGCCGGCCGCAACAAGGCGGAGGACCTGCTGCCGCGGTTCCTGGCGGAGGCCACCCCGGCGGAGAAGGCGGCGTTCCGGCGGACCGGGGAACTGCCGGGGCACTGGGCCGACCAGGTGCTGACGTCCGGCGTGAACCTGGCGTTCATCACTGCCGCGATCTTCACCGCGGTCGCGGCGGTGATCGCGGTGGTCGCCATCCAGGTACGCCCCTCGGACCTGGAGAACCTCAAGGGCAAGGGGCCGGCGCCGCTGTGA
- a CDS encoding endonuclease/exonuclease/phosphatase family protein has product MPDGRGRRVAAWCAVPPLAVVTLVVGCRAADTDGMTPVPQLLAFLPWLLVPALLGLALAAAARWPAGCGWALLAATVTVWFCRPYDPPAGPEPHGRPVAALRVLTANLEYGGATDGLLAALRRERPDLVSVQECDARCAAALDSPEVRRAYPYRNVVTGSPAEGSAILSVFPLRDEEPLPGTLSMPRSVATVAGVPVRVQVAHPMPPMPGEVDLWRSELGRLRDFAAARDDTATLIAGDFNATQDHAAFRDLLDTGLRDSARATGAARTPTWPSLTAPPFGAQIDHVLVSEVLRPRDSRFLDLDHTDHRALLVELDLYAKAR; this is encoded by the coding sequence ATGCCGGACGGGCGGGGGCGCCGTGTCGCCGCCTGGTGCGCGGTGCCGCCGCTCGCCGTGGTCACCCTGGTGGTGGGCTGCCGGGCGGCCGACACCGACGGCATGACCCCGGTCCCCCAGCTGCTGGCCTTCCTGCCCTGGCTGCTGGTGCCCGCGCTGCTCGGGCTGGCCCTGGCGGCAGCCGCCCGGTGGCCGGCCGGCTGCGGGTGGGCGCTGCTGGCGGCGACGGTCACGGTCTGGTTCTGCCGGCCGTACGACCCGCCGGCCGGCCCGGAGCCGCACGGCAGGCCGGTGGCCGCCCTCCGGGTGCTCACCGCCAACCTGGAGTACGGCGGGGCGACGGACGGACTGCTGGCCGCGCTCCGGCGGGAGAGGCCGGACCTGGTCTCGGTCCAGGAGTGCGACGCCCGGTGCGCGGCGGCGCTGGACTCCCCCGAGGTACGCCGTGCCTATCCGTACCGGAACGTCGTCACCGGCTCCCCGGCGGAGGGGTCGGCGATCCTCAGCGTCTTCCCGCTCCGGGACGAGGAGCCCCTCCCCGGCACCCTGTCGATGCCCCGCTCGGTGGCCACCGTGGCGGGGGTGCCGGTGCGGGTGCAGGTCGCCCACCCGATGCCGCCGATGCCCGGCGAGGTGGACCTGTGGCGCAGCGAGCTGGGCCGGCTTCGGGACTTCGCCGCCGCCCGGGACGACACGGCCACGCTCATCGCGGGCGACTTCAACGCCACCCAGGACCACGCCGCGTTCCGGGACCTGCTGGACACCGGGCTGCGGGACAGCGCCCGCGCCACCGGTGCCGCGCGCACCCCCACCTGGCCCAGCCTCACCGCGCCCCCGTTCGGCGCCCAGATCGATCACGTCCTGGTCAGCGAGGTGCTCCGGCCGCGCGACAGCCGCTTCCTGGACCTGGACCACACCGACCACCGGGCCCTGCTGGTCGAACTCGACCTGTACGCGAAGGCGCGCTGA
- a CDS encoding DUF2277 domain-containing protein has translation MCRSIKTLRPPMTPEVDEDDIRAAALQYVRKVSGFRAPAAHNRAVFDAAVEAVTAATRDLLGGLEVRGSRPS, from the coding sequence ATGTGCCGAAGCATCAAGACGCTCAGGCCCCCCATGACGCCTGAGGTCGACGAGGACGACATCCGTGCCGCCGCCCTGCAGTACGTCCGCAAGGTCTCCGGTTTCCGGGCCCCGGCGGCGCACAACCGCGCGGTGTTCGACGCGGCCGTGGAGGCCGTGACGGCGGCGACCCGCGACCTCCTCGGGGGACTGGAGGTGCGCGGGTCGCGTCCGTCATGA
- the ribB gene encoding 3,4-dihydroxy-2-butanone-4-phosphate synthase — MTVMEQSTGTPERLMAVEQAIEVFADGGFVIVFDGESRENEGDLMIAAEHTDESALKEMLDHTSGVICAALPDERAAELRLPQMVDDNTGLHETAFTVSVDLRAGGTTGISAAERARTIRALADPATAPEDLGRPGHIFPVRAVPGGVLQRDGHTEAAVDLSRLAGLSGVTTMCEVVNPDWTMARYEDLSRLAARRLLPLISVRDVAAYRLARAARRL, encoded by the coding sequence ATGACCGTGATGGAGCAGAGCACCGGCACCCCCGAACGCCTCATGGCGGTGGAGCAGGCGATCGAGGTGTTCGCCGACGGTGGTTTCGTGATCGTGTTCGACGGCGAGTCGCGGGAGAACGAGGGCGACCTCATGATCGCCGCCGAGCACACCGACGAGAGTGCCCTGAAGGAGATGCTCGACCACACCTCCGGGGTGATCTGCGCGGCGCTGCCCGACGAGCGCGCCGCCGAGCTGCGGCTGCCGCAGATGGTGGACGACAACACCGGGCTGCACGAGACGGCCTTCACCGTCTCCGTCGACCTCAGGGCGGGCGGTACCACCGGCATCTCCGCCGCCGAGCGGGCCCGTACCATCCGGGCCCTCGCGGACCCCGCCACCGCCCCCGAGGACCTGGGCCGCCCCGGCCACATCTTCCCGGTGCGCGCGGTGCCCGGCGGCGTCCTCCAGCGCGACGGGCACACCGAGGCCGCCGTCGACCTGTCCCGGCTGGCCGGCCTCTCCGGGGTCACCACCATGTGCGAGGTGGTCAACCCGGACTGGACCATGGCCCGCTACGAGGACCTCAGCCGGCTCGCGGCGCGGCGGCTGCTCCCGCTCATCTCGGTGCGCGACGTGGCGGCGTACCGGCTGGCGCGGGCCGCCCGGCGCCTCTGA
- a CDS encoding sensor histidine kinase: MPVTHPVPGPSGTSGHPGAPGARAPRPDDGPRDGDAPADTGTPADGGSPAGGGPRGDVPADAGTPRGGARPGRPWPDDGTGPGDGARPGGDPLSRAGTPADGGARPVGDPPTHAGTPPAGGPLPWASDDGLPWTRNDALVTVGAAAVDLIGFTLTSHTGQGEVPPVGYVLLVLSALPLLVRRRAPVSVLASVLALSLVLNLSASLGQHFNATVVVALYTAVRHRRPAVAAPAVLVSMATLLVAQTPGPTLVDVVGNISSGVLVAGAATVMNHWQRDIDANRRLLADRAVAAERRRIARELHDIVAHHITTMQLMAGGARANLDRDPEVAREALVTLEGSGRMALGEMRQLLDVLRAGDDTADAPTAPQPGVADLDRIVAESCRAGLPTTLEVRGGNRPLPPGVALTVFRVAQEALTNARRHAGPARARVRLTYRPDGVTVEVVDDGAGTTGTGSPGYGLIGMRERVALLGGTLEAGPRYEGGFRVTARLPLADEEVTPR; this comes from the coding sequence ATGCCGGTGACCCACCCGGTGCCCGGGCCGTCGGGCACCTCCGGGCACCCCGGTGCCCCCGGGGCCCGAGCGCCCCGGCCGGACGACGGCCCGCGGGACGGTGACGCCCCGGCGGACACCGGGACCCCGGCGGACGGAGGCTCCCCGGCGGGCGGAGGCCCGCGGGGTGACGTCCCGGCGGATGCCGGGACCCCGCGCGGCGGAGCCCGCCCCGGCCGCCCCTGGCCGGACGACGGAACCGGGCCCGGCGACGGAGCCCGGCCCGGCGGCGACCCCCTGTCACGCGCCGGCACCCCGGCGGACGGCGGCGCACGGCCGGTCGGCGACCCGCCGACGCACGCCGGCACCCCGCCGGCCGGCGGCCCGCTGCCGTGGGCGTCCGACGACGGGCTGCCCTGGACACGGAACGACGCGCTGGTCACGGTCGGCGCGGCGGCCGTGGACCTGATCGGCTTCACCCTCACCAGCCACACCGGCCAGGGCGAGGTCCCGCCGGTCGGCTACGTGCTGCTGGTGCTCTCGGCCCTGCCGCTGCTGGTGCGGCGCCGCGCCCCGGTCTCCGTGCTGGCGTCGGTGCTGGCGCTGAGCCTGGTGCTGAACCTGAGCGCGTCGCTGGGCCAGCACTTCAACGCCACCGTGGTGGTCGCCCTCTACACGGCCGTCCGTCACCGGCGGCCGGCGGTCGCGGCCCCGGCCGTACTGGTGTCCATGGCGACGCTGCTGGTGGCACAGACGCCGGGGCCCACCCTCGTGGACGTGGTCGGCAACATCTCCAGCGGGGTGCTGGTGGCCGGCGCCGCGACCGTGATGAACCACTGGCAGCGCGACATCGACGCCAACCGGCGACTCCTCGCCGACCGCGCGGTGGCCGCCGAACGGCGCCGCATCGCCCGCGAGCTGCACGACATCGTCGCCCACCACATCACCACCATGCAGCTGATGGCCGGCGGCGCCCGGGCCAACCTCGACCGTGACCCGGAGGTGGCCCGGGAAGCGCTGGTCACCCTGGAGGGCTCGGGCCGGATGGCGCTCGGCGAGATGCGCCAGCTGCTGGACGTGCTGCGCGCCGGGGACGACACGGCCGACGCCCCGACGGCCCCGCAGCCCGGTGTGGCGGACCTGGACCGGATCGTCGCGGAGTCGTGCCGGGCCGGGCTGCCCACCACCCTGGAGGTACGGGGCGGGAACCGGCCGCTGCCACCGGGCGTGGCGCTGACCGTGTTCCGCGTCGCCCAGGAGGCGCTCACCAACGCCCGCCGGCACGCCGGACCGGCCCGGGCCCGGGTACGGCTGACCTACCGGCCGGACGGGGTGACGGTGGAGGTGGTGGACGACGGCGCGGGCACCACCGGGACCGGCTCCCCCGGCTACGGGCTCATCGGGATGCGGGAGCGGGTCGCGCTGCTCGGCGGGACCCTGGAGGCCGGCCCCCGCTACGAGGGCGGCTTCCGGGTCACCGCCCGGCTGCCGCTGGCGGACGAGGAGGTGACACCGCGGTGA
- a CDS encoding cold-shock protein, translated as MAQGTVKWFNSEKGYGFIAVDGGGPDVFVHYSAISATGYRSLDENQRVEFEVAQGDRGPQADQVRSL; from the coding sequence ATGGCGCAGGGCACCGTGAAGTGGTTCAACAGCGAGAAGGGATATGGCTTCATCGCCGTCGACGGCGGCGGGCCGGACGTGTTCGTGCACTACAGCGCGATCTCCGCGACCGGGTACCGCAGCCTCGACGAGAACCAGCGCGTCGAGTTCGAGGTGGCCCAGGGAGACCGCGGGCCCCAGGCGGACCAGGTCCGCTCCCTCTGA
- a CDS encoding response regulator transcription factor gives MIADDQPLVRRGLALILAPDPAFEVVGEAGDGAEAVELAHRLRPDVVVMDIRMPVLDGVAATGRLARELPECRVLALSTFDMDEYVVAALRAGACGFLPKDISPEELVAAVRVVHSGEAAVAPRLLTRLLSTYVRGPRRPPPVPVSNTGTGPGELTPREHEVWRLMATGLGNREIAEEMAISVSTVKNHVTAVFGKLGVRDRAQAVIAAYETGLVEPGAHHG, from the coding sequence CTGATCGCGGACGACCAGCCGCTGGTCCGCCGCGGCCTGGCGCTGATCCTCGCCCCGGACCCCGCCTTCGAGGTGGTCGGCGAGGCCGGGGACGGCGCGGAGGCGGTGGAGCTGGCCCACCGGCTCCGACCGGACGTGGTGGTGATGGACATCCGCATGCCGGTGCTCGACGGCGTCGCCGCCACCGGCAGGCTCGCCCGGGAGCTGCCGGAGTGCCGGGTGCTGGCGCTCAGCACCTTCGACATGGACGAGTACGTGGTGGCCGCGCTGCGCGCCGGCGCCTGCGGATTCCTGCCGAAGGACATCTCCCCGGAGGAACTGGTCGCGGCGGTCCGGGTGGTGCACTCCGGGGAGGCGGCGGTCGCGCCCCGCCTGCTGACCCGGCTGCTCTCCACGTATGTGCGCGGCCCGCGGCGGCCCCCGCCCGTCCCCGTCTCCAACACCGGCACCGGCCCGGGCGAGCTGACACCGCGTGAGCACGAGGTGTGGCGGCTGATGGCCACCGGGCTCGGCAACCGGGAGATCGCCGAGGAGATGGCGATCAGCGTCTCCACGGTGAAGAACCACGTCACCGCCGTCTTCGGCAAGCTCGGGGTCCGCGACCGGGCCCAGGCGGTGATCGCCGCCTACGAGACCGGGCTGGTCGAGCCGGGCGCACACCACGGCTGA
- a CDS encoding MMPL family transporter, with protein MIRALTGFATRSPWKVIAVWSVLGIFLTILGQALVHRVTETQTGDFLPRTYDSAAALEVAEERFGVKPDANAVTVLVARTDGAPLTASDRRHAADVADRLGRTRVVMPRPEDMPSFLVTDHSQTPEVTPVTVAPDRAFELFSARLTGNSTDPALHDLYRTFRDRAREDFAAADLRAGFTGGLADVVDTADAEENTQRVVGIVMMGLIVLINVLVFRSVAAALVPLLAVVVIGGAAAGAVVGTALLTGIALDPSTPSMINVVLIGIGVDYFLFLLFRFREQLRARPDVPARAVAAEVGVRVGTAITSAALTIVAAFATLGVATFGQFRVLGPAIAVAVLVMLLASLTLMPALLAVTGRKMFWPSRALKREPRPGAAARFGDLVARRPFALVLASVALLGALSVPLAGIRMDFGQTSGGQDTPAAATAAEIARALPAGVSDPATVYVTAPDGRHLTPQGLAPLTGALSEVPGVGRVGTVELDKSRTAARLDLYLTPGSDTQQARDLVSGPVRDTVARHTPDGLEAHVGGTAAVFADISTAVGHDLRIVFPVAAVLIALILLVLLRSLLAPAVLMVAVGLCFAATLGASALVFQHLLDKPGVNFVLPLVLFLFVVALGTDYNILVADRIREEMERPGPARAAVARAVRHTAPAIATAGVVLAASFGSLAVNAAPSTQQVGFATALGIVLSAFVLSIVLVPALAAILGRAVWWPVRPGRRAGHHPGPAGKDGSGPAYGRDGSGPAYERDDFGRTYGWDFGPAYGREDFGPAYGRGAGPADHREPGADPYGHGPGPAYRDESRTRSYRYGTDPEAYRYEAGAGEYRDEPDRDAYRNGPGPYRP; from the coding sequence GTGATCCGTGCCCTGACCGGGTTCGCCACCCGCAGCCCCTGGAAGGTCATCGCCGTCTGGTCGGTGCTGGGCATCTTCCTGACGATCCTCGGCCAGGCGCTGGTCCACCGGGTCACCGAGACGCAGACCGGGGACTTCCTGCCCCGCACGTACGACTCGGCCGCCGCGCTGGAGGTCGCCGAGGAACGGTTCGGGGTGAAGCCGGACGCCAACGCGGTGACGGTGCTGGTCGCCCGCACCGACGGCGCGCCGCTCACCGCCTCCGACCGGCGCCACGCCGCCGATGTCGCCGACCGGCTGGGCCGCACCCGCGTGGTGATGCCGCGGCCCGAGGACATGCCGTCCTTCCTGGTCACCGACCACTCCCAGACGCCGGAGGTCACCCCGGTGACGGTGGCCCCGGACCGGGCGTTCGAGCTGTTCTCCGCGCGGCTGACGGGGAACTCCACCGACCCGGCCCTGCACGACCTCTACCGCACCTTCCGGGACCGGGCGCGGGAGGACTTCGCCGCGGCGGACCTGCGGGCCGGCTTCACCGGCGGGCTGGCCGACGTGGTGGACACCGCGGACGCCGAGGAGAACACCCAGCGGGTCGTCGGGATCGTCATGATGGGCCTGATCGTGCTGATCAACGTCCTGGTGTTCCGCAGCGTCGCGGCGGCGCTGGTGCCGCTGCTGGCGGTGGTCGTCATCGGCGGCGCCGCGGCCGGCGCGGTCGTCGGCACGGCGCTGCTCACCGGCATCGCCCTGGACCCCTCCACCCCCAGCATGATCAATGTGGTGCTGATCGGGATCGGCGTCGACTACTTCCTCTTCCTCCTCTTCCGCTTCCGCGAACAACTGCGGGCCCGCCCCGACGTGCCGGCGCGCGCCGTGGCGGCGGAGGTCGGAGTCCGGGTCGGCACCGCGATCACCTCGGCGGCCCTCACCATCGTCGCCGCCTTCGCCACCCTGGGGGTGGCCACGTTCGGGCAGTTCCGGGTGCTCGGCCCGGCCATCGCCGTCGCGGTGCTCGTCATGCTGCTGGCCAGCCTCACCCTGATGCCCGCCCTGCTCGCGGTCACCGGCCGGAAGATGTTCTGGCCGTCCCGCGCCCTGAAGCGGGAGCCGCGCCCCGGCGCCGCCGCCCGCTTCGGCGACCTGGTCGCCCGCCGCCCGTTCGCCCTGGTGCTGGCCTCCGTCGCCCTGCTCGGCGCGCTCAGCGTCCCGCTGGCCGGCATCCGGATGGACTTCGGCCAGACCTCCGGCGGCCAGGACACCCCGGCCGCCGCCACCGCCGCCGAGATCGCCCGGGCGCTGCCCGCCGGGGTGTCGGACCCGGCCACCGTCTACGTCACCGCGCCGGACGGCCGGCACCTCACCCCTCAGGGCCTCGCCCCGCTGACCGGGGCGCTGTCCGAGGTGCCGGGCGTCGGCCGGGTGGGCACCGTGGAACTCGACAAGAGCCGTACCGCCGCCCGTCTCGACCTCTACCTCACCCCCGGTTCCGACACCCAGCAGGCCCGCGACCTGGTCTCCGGACCGGTCCGCGACACCGTGGCCCGGCACACGCCGGACGGGCTGGAAGCCCATGTCGGGGGCACCGCCGCGGTCTTCGCGGACATCTCCACCGCCGTCGGGCACGACCTGCGGATCGTCTTCCCGGTCGCCGCGGTGCTGATCGCCCTGATCCTGCTGGTGCTGCTGCGCAGCCTGCTCGCCCCGGCCGTGCTCATGGTCGCCGTCGGCCTGTGCTTCGCCGCCACGCTGGGCGCCTCCGCCCTGGTCTTCCAGCACCTCCTCGACAAGCCGGGGGTCAACTTCGTCCTGCCGCTGGTCCTCTTCCTCTTCGTCGTCGCCCTCGGAACCGACTACAACATCCTGGTCGCCGACCGCATCCGGGAGGAGATGGAGCGGCCCGGACCGGCCCGCGCCGCCGTCGCCCGGGCGGTGCGGCACACCGCCCCGGCCATCGCCACCGCCGGCGTCGTCCTCGCCGCGTCCTTCGGCAGCCTCGCCGTCAACGCCGCCCCCTCCACCCAGCAGGTCGGTTTCGCCACGGCGCTGGGCATCGTGCTCTCCGCGTTCGTGCTCTCCATCGTGCTGGTGCCCGCGCTCGCCGCGATCCTCGGCCGGGCCGTCTGGTGGCCGGTCCGGCCGGGCCGGCGCGCCGGTCACCACCCCGGGCCGGCCGGCAAGGACGGCTCGGGACCGGCGTACGGGCGGGACGGCTCCGGCCCGGCGTACGAGCGGGACGACTTCGGCCGCACGTACGGGTGGGACTTCGGTCCGGCGTACGGGCGGGAGGACTTCGGTCCGGCGTACGGGCGGGGGGCCGGTCCGGCGGACCACCGGGAGCCGGGAGCGGACCCGTACGGCCACGGGCCCGGCCCGGCGTACCGGGACGAGTCACGCACGCGGTCGTACCGGTACGGGACCGACCCGGAGGCGTACCGGTACGAGGCCGGCGCGGGGGAGTACCGGGACGAGCCTGACCGGGACGCGTACCGGAACGGCCCCGGCCCGTACCGCCCCTGA
- a CDS encoding TerD family protein has translation MTVSLTKGGNFSLTRSEPGLAGVVAGLGWKVNTGPGDMDLDASALVLGADGRVLSDGHFVFFNNPACPDNAVRHTGDNRTGEGEGDDEQIAVDFDLLPPEAEAVVFVVSIHDEHGTPAHTFGRVRDAYIRVVHVAAGMELCRYELTEDSQDETAMVFGQLYRRDGEWKFRAIGQGYASGLAGIAKDYGVNV, from the coding sequence GTGACCGTGAGCCTGACCAAAGGCGGCAACTTCTCCCTCACCCGTTCCGAGCCGGGCCTCGCCGGCGTCGTCGCGGGACTCGGCTGGAAGGTGAACACCGGCCCCGGCGACATGGACCTGGACGCGAGCGCGCTGGTGCTGGGCGCGGACGGCCGGGTCCTGTCCGACGGACACTTCGTCTTCTTCAACAACCCGGCCTGCCCCGACAACGCGGTCCGGCACACCGGCGACAACCGCACCGGCGAGGGCGAGGGGGACGACGAGCAGATCGCGGTGGACTTCGACCTGCTGCCGCCCGAGGCGGAGGCGGTGGTGTTCGTGGTCTCCATCCACGACGAGCACGGCACACCGGCGCACACCTTCGGCCGGGTACGCGACGCCTACATCCGGGTGGTGCACGTGGCGGCCGGGATGGAGCTGTGCCGCTACGAACTCACCGAGGACAGCCAGGACGAGACCGCCATGGTCTTCGGCCAGCTGTACCGGCGGGACGGCGAGTGGAAGTTCCGCGCCATCGGACAGGGTTACGCCTCCGGGCTGGCCGGCATCGCCAAGGACTACGGCGTCAACGTCTGA